The window TGAAGCTGTGAATTTAATGGCATTTCCAACCACATTAAATAAAATTTGACGCAAACGAACTTCATCAAATATGACTAAATCTGGTAAATGGTCATCCAGGTTCATCTGGAGACTCAGACCTTTATCTTGAGCTTTATGTAGAAAAATATTATAGATATCGTTAAAGATATTTTTTAAATAGCTGGGTTCAGGGTCAAGTTCAAGCCGACCGGCTTCGATTTTGGACAGATCGAGGATATCGTTAATTAAAGATAATAAAGTTTTACTACTGGCGGCAATCGCTTGTAAGTATTCTTGGGATAAGGGTTTTTGCAGTAAGGGTTTGAGGAGTTCGGTAAATCCCAAGACGGCATTCATCGGTGTACGAATCTCATGGCTCATATTGGCTAAAAATTCACTTTTGGCTCGATTCGCACTATCGGCCATTGCCTTTGCCTGTTCTAATTCTTGATTTTTTTGGATTAATTCTTCTCGTTGGCTAATTTCTTTTTCCAGTAATGAAGCTTGGGCGATGGCAATACCCAGTTGTCCCGCTAACGTTTCGATCAGTTCAATATCCTCTTTTGTCCAATGACGATAATCATCACATTGGTGTAGACCAATTACTCCATTAATTTGTCCTTGGTAAAATGTCCCTACTGACAGCATGGATTTGAGGTGGATTCGCTCACAGGTGGGTTGCATATTGGCCAGCAATGGATGGGTATGGACATTATCACAGGCGATCGCCTCTTCCTGACTCATGAGTTGTTCTACATGGGGATTCCCTTCTAGAGGAACGGCAAAATCTTGCAATGAAGCATAATTACCCCTCAAATATTCTGCTACAACGGGGATAGAGAGTGTCCATTCCGGGTTATATAAATGAATCAGGCAACGGTTTACCTGGAAGGTTTGGCCAATTTTTTCAGCAGCTACCTGAAAAATAGTGTCAATTTCTAGGCTTTGACGAATGGCGGTGGTTATTTCTTGCAGTAGTAGGGCTTTGTTGAGTTGATAAACTAGAGCAGCTTCTTGCTGTTTGCGGTGGGTAATATCTCGAATAACAGCTAATACACTCTCGTTATCAAAGGGAATCAAACGACATTCTTCACAGTAAACCGTTCCTTGAAGGGGAATTTCATATTCATAGCTCTGAATCGTTTGGGTATTGAGGGTCGTTTGGATATATCCGATTCGTTCTGGAGTCACCAGTTGAGGGAGAGCTTTCATCAGATGCATTCCCGGAAATTGTTTTTCTGGTTCTGGAGCATTAAGGTCGGCAGGATGGACGTTCATTACATCGAGAAATTGACCGGTTCTACTCAATCGAATCATTAAGTCAGGGATGGCATCCATTAAAGCGCGATTGGTCGTTTCGGTTTTCTTGCGTTTCGTAATGTCCATGACTGTACCGAAATAACCGGTGATATCGCCATTATCATTACGAACGGCGATCGCACTTCCCCAAACCCAAACGACTTGACCATCTGGTTTCTGAAAACGGTATTCTAGGTCAAATGGACGGCCTTGTTGGCTCGATACAGTCCATTCCTCAAAAATAACTTCTCGATCCTCTGGATGTAAGGCTTGCTGCCAAGCATCTCCTAAATAGCTTTCGGGTTGATAGCATCCTGTCATCTCAGCCCATTTGGGATTAACATAGAGGCATTGACCTTGGAGATCGGTCTGAAAAATACCCACTGGAGAGTGGGAGACTAGAACTCGAAAGCGTTGTTCACTGTTTTGCAGAGCAACTTGGGCGAGTTGGCGATCGCTAATATCTTGTACTAAATAGGAAAATCGAGGACGCTCTGGATGGACAAATCCGATAAAGCTCACGGTTGCCCACAAGAAATATGACCTGTTTTCTACATAGTATTCATACTCAAATTCAACTGGCTCTTGGGTTTCCATTGCTTCTCGGTAATGGCTAATCCATCTCTGAACATGTTCAGGGGGAGCGCCCATGAGACTCGCTCGCTGATTGGCCATTGCGTCTGGGGTTGTGCCAAAAAAACGAGCGGATGCTTGATTATCAGACAGATGTACAACATCATTTTCGAGCAGTTCTACAATTCCCATCATTATGGGAGAGCTATTATAAAAACTCCGTAGCATTGCCTCTCTTTCTTCTAGTTTTAATTCTGCTTGTTGACGATCCATCATTTCTTGATTGAGTTTCTGATTGATCGTTTGAATAACATTAAGTTTATTTCGCCAACTTTGGAGAATAGAAATCCCAAGAGCAATACTCCAACTGGTTAATAGTCCTCCGGCTAAAAATTGAGAGGGAAAAGGAGAATGAAGTTTCTGAATCCACCATTTTTGAGGATATAATGTGAATTTCAGCATTTGACCATAAAGGTTAACCGTTTTTATGACTTTGCGATCTACATCAATTTCTTGAGAGAGTTCTTTTTGGTAGATGACTTGCTCTCCCTGAATAATGATTAATTGATAATGATGATGACGCAAGGGTTCTAAAAGATAATCGAACAAAGTCTCTAAATTTACAACTGAAACGATATATCCATTAAAAGTACTGTCTTCTGCGTTTGGCTCAAGCTCTAAGAATAGGGGATCAACAATCAAAATACCCCGGTCTCCTCCAGAAAGTAAAAAATTTTCTGTTAGAGTCATTTGTTGGGTGTAGTATGAGCTATCTAGAGTGCGTTTATAATCTGCATTTTGATTTAAGTTGATATGGGCAGTCAGTTGGGGATGTTCAGGACTGACACTCCAACGAATTTGATGGTTCATATCTACCCAGGCTAAAGCTTGCAGTCCGGCAAAATCTTCAACATAGTTGAGAGCGTCTTTTTGCCACAGAATTTCAGGAGTTCCCCCCGCAGCTTCCCAGCGATCTCCCATCCGTTGTAGGGCTAAAATTTGTTCCCTGAACTGTGATTCTAGATGAATTTGCAGTATTTCAGCCTCTTCTAGAATAGACTGTTGCACTAATTCCCGGTCTTGACTTTCTAACTTTGACCAAACCGCTAGGATTCCTAGAGATAGGACACACCCGAAAATCCACGGTAATTTTAATTTGAAATATTGCCCAGCCACACTATCAGAGAATTGAAGTTAAGGGTATATTCAATAGCTTATCCAATACCCCATGTAATGACAACTTTAGAACCTGAGTGTGGTTGGGGACTAAGGAGGATCTGTTTATTGGGATGGGGTGTCTAAATACCCACGAGAGAGAAAGGGCAGATCGATGAGAGTTGCCGATTGGTTGGCAACTTGAACGGTGAGGCCTTTTCCTCCTGTTTTGGTGCGAATATAGGCTAGGGCGATCGCTCCTTCTGAAAGAGCGATACAACTGGTGATGGTTCCGGCTTTCTGTTCTCCGACTTGGATAGGGGTTCCAGGGTCAACAGGTTGAGAAAGTTGGAGACCCCAAAGTTGCTGTTTCACCCCTTGATATGTGTTTAAGCGAGCGATGGTTTCTTGACCAATATAACAACCTTTCTCAAAGGAAATCGTTTGCCATAATCCGGCTTCTAGGGGATTATAATCTTCGGTTAATTCACGATCGGGTGCAGGACGACCTTGTTGAATTCGTAGTTTTTCCCAATCTAGATCGGTGATTTCTTTTGCGCCTTGTGCTATCAGTTTTTCGGCTAAAATCCTTCGGTGTTGAGCCTCAAAAATAAGGGTATAGCCAGCCGTTGCTAACCCACTGCCTACTGCTATTCTGAGGGGAATTTCCCCTAGGGTAATTTGCTGGTGGGTTCCTTGAGGAGCGTGGGTTAAGGGGTCGATTTCAAGGGTCTCTAAGAGGCGATCGCTGTCCGTTCCAATTAAACTTATACAAGCAGTATTTTCAGTAATATCTGACAGCTCGACTCGATCCATTGGGAAGATATACCGATCCATCCACTTGAATAGCTGTTCCTGTCTATTGGGAGAAACCAGTAAAATCACGCTCTCTTCGGTCAGATAAGCTGTGACCAGATCCAGGGTACGAGCGGTGGAGGTAACGAAGACGGTATCACAGCCTTGTCCGGGTTGCAGGCGCTCGAAATTATTGGTACTCTGGTTGTGTAGAAAGCGGATGCGATCGCTTCCTTTGACTTCAATTCTGCCCCAATGGGTGCGATCGTAGAGTAAAGTTTCTGTTTCTTCAGGCATAATCATTACGGATGCGTCTTAAAAGGTCACTTTTAATCCTAATCAACTTATCCTAAGTTGATTAAAGTTTTTTCCTTCTTTCCCTATCCCCCCATTTTGGGTAAATTCTCAAAAACCTCCCCAATCACTTGCTTGGTTTTCTCTTCCAGTTGTATCCAATCAACATCTCCCGTATCATCAATTAAGCTCGTATCAATCTCGACATTCTGTGCGTCATAGGGGGAATGGGTCATTGGGTATTCTAGAAAACAAATGCGGAAACATAGCTCCCACAGATTCACGCGCATTTCCTCTCCCTGATAGGTTAAGCACAACACATAACCCGGATAGGGGTCTTGTACCTCTTCATAGGTTCCTTTCCAGGGTGAGGTTTCCAAAACTTGACGCAGATTATCCACGACCCTCAAGAGGGAAGGTTGCATCAGTAGTTCGGCTTGTTGCCATGCGATTGTGTCCTTAAACTTAGGTCTCATGAAGTCAGCTAAAGGCTTTTAATTATTGTTGAAGACTTAGGGTTCAGTTGTCAATCATTCTGGTGCTATCGTTCTTAAAAATTCATCTGCTGTGATGACCAAAATACCCCGAAATGGGTGCAATACCAGCAAATCTCTGTCACCAGTAATGATATAACTTACTTCTCCATTTAATGCCAATTCCAAAATCTTATCATCTTTGCGATCTCGACACTCTTCTACCTGTTCAACTATCTCTACTAGAACAGATCTTGCCACCAAAGTTCCTAAAAATTGTTCCCGTTCTTCACGGGTGATATAACGATTAAATTTTTCGCGCCCGAATATCTCACTTAACTCTTCAAGAAGTTCAAGGGATAGCAAGACTTCACCATTGGCTAAAGCATATCGAAGCACTCGATCTGGCTTGCTATACTCAAATAAAAGCGCACTGACAATAATATTAGTATCAAAAACGTAGCGCATTTCATTTATCAGACAAAATTGAATCTAAAATTTCTGGAGTCAAGCCTCGTGCTTGAGCATTCCGAATAATCTCGCTCATGACTTCTTCTAACGGTCTTTTCTGTCGAGTGACATCACTAAGTTTGATGCTAAGTAATGCTTCAAACTTACGCCTCTCTTGTTCAGAATCTGCCTCAAATATACGGGCAACCTCAGCATTGACGCGAATCACAATCGGTTGAGTTTGCATGATAGTTAGGAAATGTTTATCTGAAGAATATTCTCTTGGTATATGAACCAGGGTAACATAGAGTTTTATTAGAAGGGTAATCAGTTAATTTGATGAAATAGAGCCGGAGATTCCTGTTCAATAGCAGGTTCACTAATCTATGGAAATCTCATCAAAAGCTAGCCTCACTTATCAAGGTGGATTGAGTGTAGGGGGTGATGATCGGTGTAAGGTACAAGTAAAAGTTCAACAGCTTAAGAAAATTAAAAATCTGTGTCTGCACTATCTACCTGACCCCCTAGGCCAAATTTTTCTCTTAGTTTGCCCAAATTATGTTAAAATTTAGCACAAGCTAGGGGTGCCTGATGGCGATCGGGCTGAGAGTAAACCCTTAGAACCTGAGTCCGGCTAGTACCGGCGGAGGGAAGCTGTCACTTCGAGGACTAAACATATGCGAACTGAATGGGTTGCTAAACGGCGGGGACAAGCCAATGTCACGCAGATGAATTATGCTCGTCAAGGCCTGATTACGGAAGAGATGCACTATGTGGCGCAACGGGAAAATCTCACCCCTGAATTGATTCGGGATGAGGTTGCGCGGGGAAGGATGATTATTCCAGCGAATGTTAATCACCCAAATTTAGAACCAATGGCGATCGGGATTGCTTCTAAGTGTAAGGTGAATGCTAACCTGGGTGCTTCTCCCAATTCTTCTAATTTGCAAGAAGAAGTCGATAAGCTGAATCTGGCTGTTAAATATGGTGCAGATACGGTGATGGACTTGTCTACGGGAGGCGGAAACTTAGACGAGATTCGTACAGCGATTATTAAAGCATCCCCGGTTCCGATTGGTACGGTTCCCATCTACCAAGCGCTAGAAAGTGTGAATGGTAGAATTGAGAAACTTACACCAGATGACTTTCTGCATATTATCGATAAACATGCCCAGCAAGGGGTGGATTATATGACCATCCATGCAGGGATTTTGATTGAACATTTGCCGTTGGTGAGAAGTCGGATTACGGGGATTGTTTCCCGTGGTGGCGGTATTATTGCTCGGTGGATGTTACACCATCATAAGCAAAATCCTCTGTATACCCATTTCAACGATATTATCGAAATCTTTAAGAAACATGATGTTTCGTTTAGTTTAGGGGATTCTCTGCGTCCGGGTTGTACCCATGATGCTTCGGATGAGGCACAATTGGCGGAGTTGAAGACGTTGGGTCAACTCACCCGCAAAGCTTGGGAACATAATGTGCAGGTGATGGTTGAAGGGCCGGGCCATGTACCGATGGATCAAATTGAGTTTAATGTGAAGAAGCAGATGGAGGAGTGTTCAGAAGCTCCGTTCTATGTGCTGGGGCCGTTGGTGACGGATATTGCGCCAGGCTACGATCATATTACCTCTGCCATTGGAGCGGCGATCGCCGGTTGGCATGGAACCGCTATGCTCTGTTACGTTACCCCCAAAGAACATTTAGGACTTCCGAACGCCGAAGATGTACGCAATGGCTTAATTGCCTACAAAATTGCTGCTCACGCTGCGGACATTGCCCGACACCGCCTAGGAGCCAGAGACCGAGACGACGAACTCTCTGCCGCTCGGTATAACTTCGACTGGAATCGCCAGTTTGAACTCTCCCTCGACCCCGACCGCGCGCGGGAATATCACGACGAAACCCTCCCCGCAGACATCTACAAAACGGCTGAATTCTGCTCCATGTGCGGGCCTAAATTCTGCCCCATGCAAACCAAGGTAGATGCAGACGCGCTCACCGAGTTAGAGAAATACTTAGCTCAGGAAGCCCAAAAGAAAGAAGTCGCTCAAGTTTAAGCTTAAGTTTAAGTTTCACCCCCATACCCCCAGTTGCTACAATCTGGGGGTTTTTTATATCAATTACAATCTGAAATCTTGAGTTAAATTATTCGATAATCCATGAGGAAGTAGGGATATTGCAGCTAAGATCATACGGTCAATGTATTTACTTACTTTATAAACTCCCTTCCATGCCGGTTGATTGGCATATTCTTTCAAGACTTTCAGGGTCTCGCCCACTTGTTCGCGCATCGATTGTCATCTGAGTTGGTTAGCCAGTTGCCAATCGACAGAATCGCTCTTTTTTTGTCTTTAGGTGAAGTGAAGGGACGTTTTTAGATTCGGATTTGCCCACCTGCCATAGTGGTTTCTGGGCGATCGCCCAACGACTTTAACTCTTTGCTTACTCTATCGAAAGCGATACTCAGATGTCAATAAGGATGCTAGAGCTAGGGCGCTCAAATTGAGATTTTAACTAATGTTCCAGTTCTCACCAAATCAGCTAGGAAAAGGCTAATATAACCTTGCTGGCTTAATATACCTGCACACATTATGAGAATCCTTGTAACGGGGGGAGCTGGCTTTGTTGGCTCTCACCTCATTGACCGTTTGATGGAAGCGGGTCATGAAGTCATCTGTTTAGATAACTTCTACACAGGCAACAAACGAAATATTCTTCAGTGGC is drawn from Roseofilum reptotaenium CS-1145 and contains these coding sequences:
- a CDS encoding PAS domain S-box protein → MAGQYFKLKLPWIFGCVLSLGILAVWSKLESQDRELVQQSILEEAEILQIHLESQFREQILALQRMGDRWEAAGGTPEILWQKDALNYVEDFAGLQALAWVDMNHQIRWSVSPEHPQLTAHINLNQNADYKRTLDSSYYTQQMTLTENFLLSGGDRGILIVDPLFLELEPNAEDSTFNGYIVSVVNLETLFDYLLEPLRHHHYQLIIIQGEQVIYQKELSQEIDVDRKVIKTVNLYGQMLKFTLYPQKWWIQKLHSPFPSQFLAGGLLTSWSIALGISILQSWRNKLNVIQTINQKLNQEMMDRQQAELKLEEREAMLRSFYNSSPIMMGIVELLENDVVHLSDNQASARFFGTTPDAMANQRASLMGAPPEHVQRWISHYREAMETQEPVEFEYEYYVENRSYFLWATVSFIGFVHPERPRFSYLVQDISDRQLAQVALQNSEQRFRVLVSHSPVGIFQTDLQGQCLYVNPKWAEMTGCYQPESYLGDAWQQALHPEDREVIFEEWTVSSQQGRPFDLEYRFQKPDGQVVWVWGSAIAVRNDNGDITGYFGTVMDITKRKKTETTNRALMDAIPDLMIRLSRTGQFLDVMNVHPADLNAPEPEKQFPGMHLMKALPQLVTPERIGYIQTTLNTQTIQSYEYEIPLQGTVYCEECRLIPFDNESVLAVIRDITHRKQQEAALVYQLNKALLLQEITTAIRQSLEIDTIFQVAAEKIGQTFQVNRCLIHLYNPEWTLSIPVVAEYLRGNYASLQDFAVPLEGNPHVEQLMSQEEAIACDNVHTHPLLANMQPTCERIHLKSMLSVGTFYQGQINGVIGLHQCDDYRHWTKEDIELIETLAGQLGIAIAQASLLEKEISQREELIQKNQELEQAKAMADSANRAKSEFLANMSHEIRTPMNAVLGFTELLKPLLQKPLSQEYLQAIAASSKTLLSLINDILDLSKIEAGRLELDPEPSYLKNIFNDIYNIFLHKAQDKGLSLQMNLDDHLPDLVIFDEVRLRQILFNVVGNAIKFTASGMVQISLESKEDSNNEDRINLEIRIRDTGIGISESDQAYIFDAFTQSQGQSNRKFGGTGLGLAITRRLVDMMGGTIELQSKLAQGSLFIFRFLDVTISHSRVLESVQEYPISDLNQFQPSTILVVDDIVSNRELIRGYFRDTAHTLLFAEDGEEAIRVTFKYVPDLILLDLRMPRMNGREVANFLKENEKTNHIPIVIVTASSEFKDEQQLKSICQGFVLKPVKISDLIRVLQSLLPPSQELDSSSSPNDIAPVNPEVNSFESSLTPVHLAELLEKLTILEENSWVGLSETLEIEEVEQFVEDLQTLTIKYHYLPLVNYIQNLEKQLDNFDWDMIPQTVLKFKTLLENVAEEVGRS
- the ygfZ gene encoding CAF17-like 4Fe-4S cluster assembly/insertion protein YgfZ; translation: MPEETETLLYDRTHWGRIEVKGSDRIRFLHNQSTNNFERLQPGQGCDTVFVTSTARTLDLVTAYLTEESVILLVSPNRQEQLFKWMDRYIFPMDRVELSDITENTACISLIGTDSDRLLETLEIDPLTHAPQGTHQQITLGEIPLRIAVGSGLATAGYTLIFEAQHRRILAEKLIAQGAKEITDLDWEKLRIQQGRPAPDRELTEDYNPLEAGLWQTISFEKGCYIGQETIARLNTYQGVKQQLWGLQLSQPVDPGTPIQVGEQKAGTITSCIALSEGAIALAYIRTKTGGKGLTVQVANQSATLIDLPFLSRGYLDTPSQ
- a CDS encoding putative toxin-antitoxin system toxin component, PIN family; protein product: MRYVFDTNIIVSALLFEYSKPDRVLRYALANGEVLLSLELLEELSEIFGREKFNRYITREEREQFLGTLVARSVLVEIVEQVEECRDRKDDKILELALNGEVSYIITGDRDLLVLHPFRGILVITADEFLRTIAPE
- the thiC gene encoding phosphomethylpyrimidine synthase; this encodes MRTEWVAKRRGQANVTQMNYARQGLITEEMHYVAQRENLTPELIRDEVARGRMIIPANVNHPNLEPMAIGIASKCKVNANLGASPNSSNLQEEVDKLNLAVKYGADTVMDLSTGGGNLDEIRTAIIKASPVPIGTVPIYQALESVNGRIEKLTPDDFLHIIDKHAQQGVDYMTIHAGILIEHLPLVRSRITGIVSRGGGIIARWMLHHHKQNPLYTHFNDIIEIFKKHDVSFSLGDSLRPGCTHDASDEAQLAELKTLGQLTRKAWEHNVQVMVEGPGHVPMDQIEFNVKKQMEECSEAPFYVLGPLVTDIAPGYDHITSAIGAAIAGWHGTAMLCYVTPKEHLGLPNAEDVRNGLIAYKIAAHAADIARHRLGARDRDDELSAARYNFDWNRQFELSLDPDRAREYHDETLPADIYKTAEFCSMCGPKFCPMQTKVDADALTELEKYLAQEAQKKEVAQV